Within the Dehalococcoidia bacterium genome, the region GAGTGTTTCCTCCCTCATTGGCAAGCGCATCTGGGTGTCAGCCCAGTTGGGGTGCGCCGCCCTTCTCATCGGGATTATCCTGGGCATCCCCTTAGGGCTGCTGGCCGCCTATCGGCAGGGCACCTGGCTGGACACGGCCCTGGTCAGCGGAGCCTTGTTTTTCTACTCCATGCCCGTGTTCATCACCGCACCTTTCCTGATTTTGGTATTTGCGGTGCGGTTGGACCTGCTCCCCACTTCGGGGTGGCAGGGGTTTTTCAGCCCCCACATCGTCATGCCCGCTCTAGTCATGGGCTTGCCGGGCGTTGCGGGCATCGGTCGCCTGACCCGCGCCTCGGCGTTGGAGGTGTTGGGGCAGGACTTCGTGCGCACCGCCCGCGCCAAGGGCCTGCCCGAGACGCTCGTGCAAACCCGGCATGTTTTGCGCAACGCCCTTATCCCCGTCGTCACCGTTTTAGGGTTCTCCCTGGCAGGGTTGGTGGAGGGAGCCTTCATCACCGAAACCATTTTCGGCATTCCCGGGATTGGTCGTCTGGCGGTGGAGTCCATCTTCCGGCGGGATTACCCCATCATCACCGCCCTGGTGATGATCTTTGCGGTCTCCTTTGTGCTGGCCAACCTGCTGGTGGACATCCTGTACGCTGTCCTAGACCCCCGCATCCGCTATAGGTAGAACGGCATGGCACAAGCGCACGCGGTGGCGGTGCCTACAGGGCGGAGCGAGAGCCTGTGGCTCCGCTCCATGCGCCGCCTGCTGAGGAAGCCCAAGGCCGTGTTCGCCCTGGTGGTCATCGCCATTCTCTATGGCAGTGGCCTTTTTGCCCACTGGGTTGCCCCCTACGGCTACAACCAGCAAGACCTCACGGCAGTGCGTCAGCCCCCCAGCGCCCGCCACTGGCTGGGCACCGACGGCGTGGGGCGGGATATCCTCTCCCGCATCATCTATGCCCTGCGCACCAACCTTATCATCACAGCGGCAGCGGTGCTCACGGGGAGCATGCTGTTGGGCATTACTTTGGGCCTGCTGTCGGGCTACCTGGGGGGGAAGGTGGACTCGGTGATCATGCGCATTGGGGAGTTATTCACTGCTTTCCCCGGCATTTTGCTGGTCATTCTGCTGGCGGCCACTTTGAAGCCTCGGGTGCTGGAGATGGTGCGGGACTTCGAGGATGCCACGGGGATACGAGGCTTGGTGCGCTGGGGCATCGTGGACTACTTTGTGGTGTTTGGGGCGCTGGCGGCCTTCTCGTGGATCGGTATGGCCCGTCTGGTGCGGGGGCAGGTGCTGTACTTGAAGGAGCAGGCGTTTGTGGAGTCAGCCCGGGCTGCGGGGGCGTCCCTGTGGCGCATCCTGCTGGTGCACATTCTGCCCAACGCCTTGCCCCCCGTGATTGTGTCCATCTCCATGGGACTGGGAGCCATTGCGGGGGCGGAGGTGGTCCTCAGCTGGTTGGGCATCGGTATTCAACCGCCCGTGCCCAGCCTGGGGAACATGATCTGGGAGGGGCAGAGCATCTCGGTGCTTCAGCGGTGGCCCCATATGCTCTTACCCCCTGTCATTACCGTCGCACTCCTCATTTTCGCCTGGAACCTCCTGGGGGATGCCCTGAATGATGTGCTCAACCCCAAGGCCCGCTAGCCGGCCGGGGATGAGG harbors:
- a CDS encoding ABC transporter permease; amino-acid sequence: MLVYIVRRLLWLPVLLASVTFVTFVLGRYGPGDPVQVRLGTKYTPEAAARLRREMGLDRPLLVQYLDYIRKAVRGDLGESYTYPGRSVSSLIGKRIWVSAQLGCAALLIGIILGIPLGLLAAYRQGTWLDTALVSGALFFYSMPVFITAPFLILVFAVRLDLLPTSGWQGFFSPHIVMPALVMGLPGVAGIGRLTRASALEVLGQDFVRTARAKGLPETLVQTRHVLRNALIPVVTVLGFSLAGLVEGAFITETIFGIPGIGRLAVESIFRRDYPIITALVMIFAVSFVLANLLVDILYAVLDPRIRYR
- a CDS encoding ABC transporter permease: MAQAHAVAVPTGRSESLWLRSMRRLLRKPKAVFALVVIAILYGSGLFAHWVAPYGYNQQDLTAVRQPPSARHWLGTDGVGRDILSRIIYALRTNLIITAAAVLTGSMLLGITLGLLSGYLGGKVDSVIMRIGELFTAFPGILLVILLAATLKPRVLEMVRDFEDATGIRGLVRWGIVDYFVVFGALAAFSWIGMARLVRGQVLYLKEQAFVESARAAGASLWRILLVHILPNALPPVIVSISMGLGAIAGAEVVLSWLGIGIQPPVPSLGNMIWEGQSISVLQRWPHMLLPPVITVALLIFAWNLLGDALNDVLNPKAR